One part of the Archangium lipolyticum genome encodes these proteins:
- a CDS encoding CPBP family intramembrane glutamic endopeptidase, whose protein sequence is MATGVALVFWTALVHEHPPHFFAWATLYCAVWNALSWKALGNEGRQRLRPRRADLLWGVALAGVLYVGARAVLWALCGGFSNFLCEPLMGVYARFGTGSVGAGLALALVIAPAEELFWRGVVQQALRPRLGRVGCTVVAAVLSSLALLAFREPLLALAAFPTSLAWGLLAEWRRSLAASWVSHSLWDVLIVILLPAV, encoded by the coding sequence GTGGCCACCGGAGTGGCCCTGGTCTTCTGGACCGCGCTGGTGCACGAGCACCCGCCGCACTTCTTCGCCTGGGCCACGCTCTACTGCGCGGTCTGGAACGCACTGTCGTGGAAGGCGCTGGGCAACGAGGGAAGACAGCGTCTCCGCCCGAGGAGAGCGGACCTGCTGTGGGGCGTGGCGCTCGCGGGAGTGCTGTACGTCGGTGCGCGAGCCGTCCTGTGGGCGCTGTGCGGAGGCTTCTCGAACTTCCTGTGCGAGCCTTTGATGGGCGTCTACGCCCGTTTCGGAACGGGCTCGGTGGGGGCGGGGCTGGCACTGGCGTTGGTGATTGCCCCAGCCGAGGAACTGTTCTGGCGAGGCGTGGTGCAGCAGGCATTGCGACCGAGGCTCGGGAGGGTGGGGTGCACGGTGGTGGCGGCGGTGCTGTCGAGCCTCGCGCTGCTGGCCTTCCGTGAGCCGCTGCTGGCCCTCGCGGCGTTCCCCACGTCCCTCGCGTGGGGGCTGCTCGCCGAGTGGCGCCGCAGCCTCGCGGCCTCGTGGGTGAGTCACTCGCTGTGGGACGTGCTCATCGTCATCTTGTTGCCGGCCGTGTGA
- a CDS encoding phosphoribosylanthranilate isomerase yields MSTRVKICGVTRVEDARRAWAEGADALGLNFYPRSPRYVTAEVAAELARTRPALGSVVGVFVNESPDVIRARVRECGLTAVQLHGDEPPEACAGYGVPVIKAMRVRGPEDVEKARTYVGAGDVAALLLDGAAPGYGGGGVGFDWSLVARLADAGVPVLVAGGLNPDNVREAVRATRPYGVDVASGVEVSPGIKDADAVRAFVRAAKTALWE; encoded by the coding sequence GTGAGCACCCGGGTCAAGATCTGTGGCGTCACGCGCGTGGAGGACGCGCGGCGGGCGTGGGCCGAGGGCGCGGACGCGTTGGGGCTCAACTTCTACCCGCGCTCGCCCCGGTACGTGACGGCGGAGGTGGCGGCGGAGCTGGCGCGCACGCGGCCAGCGCTGGGCTCGGTGGTGGGCGTGTTCGTCAACGAGTCACCGGACGTCATCCGCGCGCGGGTGCGCGAGTGCGGGCTGACGGCGGTGCAGCTGCACGGTGACGAGCCGCCCGAGGCCTGCGCGGGCTACGGCGTGCCGGTCATCAAGGCGATGCGGGTGCGCGGCCCCGAGGACGTGGAGAAGGCCCGCACCTACGTGGGCGCGGGCGACGTGGCGGCGCTGCTGCTGGACGGAGCGGCGCCGGGCTACGGGGGCGGAGGCGTGGGGTTCGACTGGTCGCTGGTGGCACGGCTCGCGGACGCGGGCGTGCCGGTGCTGGTGGCCGGAGGGCTCAACCCGGACAATGTGAGAGAGGCCGTGCGGGCCACCCGGCCCTACGGCGTGGATGTGGCGAGCGGGGTGGAAGTCAGCCCCGGCATCAAGGATGCGGACGCGGTGCGTGCCTTCGTGCGCGCCGCGAAGACCGCGCTTTGGGAGTGA
- a CDS encoding NAD(P)/FAD-dependent oxidoreductase, producing MAGPDVIVVGAGLAGLTCARVLHQAKAKVRVLEASDGVGGRARTDVVDGFRLDRGFQVFLTAYPEPQRWLDYEALDFQRFFPGALVWREGKLHQVADPLRRPLQAAAHAFNKVGSFADKLHVLDLRQQSLAGSVEDVFHRRQRTSLTYLRDVGFSEEMVDAFFRPFFGGVFLEKELSTSSRMLEFVFRMFATGATAVPAKGMGALAEQLAAKFPFGVVKLNSPVEEVWGHRVKLASGTVMEADAVVVATDAPAAEELLLGMPPRKMNAVTCLYFAAPEPPVRGPYLVLNGEGRGPVNNLAVMSEVAPSYAPEGQALVSVSVLETAEDSEELERRVREQLTEWFGGEVAKWRHLRTYAIPHALPAQQPELLEEPHRRVRMSPGLYACGDYRENGSIDGAMVSGRRAAEALLRDRDVALP from the coding sequence TTGGCGGGTCCGGACGTCATCGTGGTGGGGGCGGGGCTGGCCGGGCTGACGTGCGCGAGGGTGCTGCATCAGGCCAAGGCGAAGGTGCGGGTGCTGGAGGCGAGCGACGGAGTAGGGGGCCGGGCGCGCACGGACGTGGTGGACGGCTTCCGGCTGGACAGGGGCTTCCAGGTCTTCCTCACGGCCTACCCGGAGCCCCAGCGCTGGCTGGACTACGAGGCGCTCGACTTCCAGCGCTTCTTCCCGGGAGCGCTGGTGTGGCGCGAGGGGAAGCTGCACCAGGTGGCGGATCCGCTCCGCCGGCCGCTGCAAGCGGCGGCGCACGCCTTCAACAAGGTGGGCTCGTTCGCCGACAAGTTGCACGTTCTCGACTTGCGGCAGCAGTCGCTGGCGGGCTCGGTGGAGGACGTGTTCCACCGGAGGCAGCGGACATCGCTGACGTACCTGCGCGACGTGGGGTTCTCCGAGGAGATGGTGGACGCCTTCTTCCGGCCCTTCTTCGGGGGCGTGTTCCTGGAGAAGGAGCTGAGCACGTCGAGCCGGATGCTGGAGTTCGTCTTCCGGATGTTCGCCACGGGGGCCACGGCGGTGCCGGCGAAGGGAATGGGGGCGCTGGCGGAGCAGCTCGCCGCGAAGTTCCCGTTCGGGGTGGTGAAGCTGAATTCGCCGGTGGAGGAGGTCTGGGGCCACCGGGTGAAGCTGGCGTCGGGGACGGTGATGGAAGCGGACGCGGTGGTGGTGGCCACGGACGCGCCCGCGGCGGAGGAGCTGCTGCTCGGCATGCCGCCGAGGAAGATGAACGCGGTGACGTGCCTGTACTTCGCGGCGCCGGAGCCGCCGGTGCGAGGCCCCTACCTGGTGCTGAACGGGGAGGGGAGGGGGCCGGTGAACAACCTCGCGGTGATGAGCGAGGTGGCGCCCTCGTACGCGCCGGAGGGGCAGGCGCTGGTGTCCGTGTCGGTGCTGGAGACGGCGGAGGACTCGGAGGAACTGGAGAGGCGGGTGCGCGAGCAGCTCACGGAGTGGTTCGGCGGAGAGGTGGCGAAGTGGAGGCACCTGCGCACGTACGCGATTCCGCACGCGCTGCCGGCGCAACAACCCGAGCTGCTCGAGGAGCCGCACCGGAGGGTGAGGATGTCACCGGGGCTGTACGCGTGTGGAGACTACCGGGAGAACGGGTCGATCGACGGAGCGATGGTGTCGGGGAGACGAGCGGCGGAGGCGTTGCTGAGAGACCGGGATGTAGCGCTGCCATGA
- a CDS encoding dipeptidyl-peptidase 3 family protein, whose protein sequence is MTRKLLSLAAAAMLFSGSASAAEAQPASSRMPTAPELQRMTARFAPVDIQADISKLPDNERRALAKIVQAAKIMDPLFLRQVWAGNETLLLDLIEDTSPLGRERLHSFLLNKGPWSRLDHNAPFIPGVPSKPPEGNFYPAGASKADIEAWVKSLPEAQQREATGFFTTIRRDPAGKFVSVPYSIEYQGELAQAARLLREASELTTQPTLKSFLSKRADAFLSNDYYPSEVAWMELDASIEPTVGPYEVYEDEWFNYKAAFEAFVGLRDDAETQKLAKFSGELQDLENNLPIDPKLRNPKLGALAPIRVINSIFSSGDANRGVQTAAFNLPNDERVAAEKGTKRVMLKNVQEAKFNRVLMPITQVALPAKDRKDVAFDAFFTHILMHELMHGLGPHNITLEGKQTTVRQALQASSSAIEEAKADVSGLWALQRLVDKGVIGKEMERTMYTTFLASAFRSIRFGINEAHGKGIALQLNHFLDTGAVVVNKDGTFSVVPGKIRESVTSLTKQLMELQAAGNRAAAESLLEKMGVVRPEVKRVLDKLEKVPVDIDPRYVTAEKLAAEASQPAKK, encoded by the coding sequence ATGACACGCAAACTCCTCTCCCTCGCCGCCGCCGCGATGCTCTTCTCGGGCTCCGCCAGCGCCGCAGAGGCTCAGCCCGCCTCCTCCCGTATGCCCACCGCTCCCGAGCTCCAGCGCATGACGGCTCGCTTCGCCCCCGTCGACATCCAGGCCGACATCTCCAAGCTCCCCGACAACGAGCGCCGAGCCCTCGCGAAGATCGTCCAGGCCGCGAAGATCATGGACCCCCTCTTCCTCCGCCAGGTCTGGGCCGGCAATGAGACCCTCCTGCTCGACCTCATCGAGGACACCTCGCCGCTCGGCCGCGAGCGTCTCCACTCCTTCCTCCTCAACAAGGGCCCCTGGTCCCGGCTCGACCACAACGCCCCCTTCATCCCCGGTGTCCCCTCCAAGCCCCCCGAGGGCAACTTCTACCCGGCCGGCGCCTCCAAGGCCGATATCGAGGCCTGGGTGAAGTCCCTCCCCGAGGCCCAGCAGCGCGAGGCCACCGGCTTCTTCACCACCATCCGCCGCGACCCCGCCGGCAAGTTCGTCTCCGTCCCCTACAGCATCGAGTACCAGGGCGAGCTCGCCCAGGCCGCCCGACTGCTGCGCGAGGCCTCGGAGCTCACCACCCAGCCCACCCTGAAGTCCTTCCTCTCCAAGCGCGCCGACGCCTTCCTCAGCAACGACTACTACCCGAGCGAGGTGGCCTGGATGGAGCTCGACGCCAGCATCGAGCCCACCGTCGGCCCCTATGAGGTCTACGAGGACGAGTGGTTCAACTACAAGGCCGCCTTCGAGGCCTTCGTCGGTCTGCGCGATGACGCGGAGACGCAGAAGCTCGCGAAGTTCAGCGGCGAGCTGCAGGACCTGGAGAACAACCTCCCCATCGATCCGAAGCTGCGCAACCCCAAGCTGGGTGCCCTCGCGCCCATCCGCGTCATCAACAGCATCTTCTCCTCCGGTGACGCCAACCGCGGCGTGCAGACCGCCGCCTTCAACCTCCCGAATGACGAGCGTGTCGCCGCCGAGAAGGGCACCAAGCGCGTCATGCTCAAGAACGTCCAGGAGGCCAAGTTCAACCGGGTGCTCATGCCCATCACCCAGGTGGCCCTCCCCGCCAAGGATCGCAAGGACGTCGCCTTCGATGCCTTCTTCACCCACATCCTCATGCACGAGCTGATGCACGGGCTCGGGCCCCACAACATCACCCTCGAGGGCAAGCAGACCACGGTGCGTCAGGCGCTCCAGGCGTCCTCTAGCGCCATCGAAGAGGCCAAGGCGGACGTCTCCGGCCTCTGGGCCCTCCAGCGCCTGGTGGACAAGGGCGTCATCGGCAAGGAGATGGAGCGCACCATGTACACCACCTTCCTCGCCTCCGCGTTCCGCTCCATCCGCTTCGGCATCAACGAGGCCCACGGCAAGGGCATCGCGCTGCAGCTCAACCACTTCCTCGATACCGGCGCCGTGGTGGTGAACAAGGACGGCACCTTCTCCGTGGTGCCGGGGAAGATCCGCGAGTCCGTCACCTCCCTGACGAAGCAGCTCATGGAGCTTCAGGCCGCCGGCAACCGCGCCGCCGCCGAGTCGCTGCTCGAGAAGATGGGCGTGGTGCGTCCCGAGGTGAAGCGCGTCCTCGACAAGCTCGAGAAGGTCCCCGTGGACATCGATCCGCGCTACGTCACCGCCGAGAAGCTCGCGGCCGAGGCCTCCCAGCCCGCGAAGAAG
- a CDS encoding indole-3-glycerol phosphate synthase TrpC, translated as MSKPTTPLPPGEGRGEGTSGPESDKLAAIFARKRRELAARKPLVATTPRPPSRDFAAALTRHRPDLPVNVIAEVKRRSPSGGNFPHHDLVAVAKAYEAAGASAISVLTDDVDFGGCLDDLLQVRAAISLPVLRKDFLVAPQEVEESAAMGADAVLLIADALEDGPLAEMVAAAKACRVAALVEAHTQEHAERALKAGAELVGINNRNLATLRTDVSTALRVIPSLRSRAKALVAESGLKTREDFAAARAAGADAVLVGESLLRDAEPGRALARLLAGGP; from the coding sequence ATGAGCAAGCCCACTACCCCTCTCCCTCCGGGAGAGGGACGGGGTGAGGGTACCTCGGGCCCCGAGTCCGACAAGCTGGCGGCCATCTTCGCGCGCAAGCGCCGGGAGCTCGCCGCGCGCAAGCCCCTGGTGGCCACCACCCCGCGCCCCCCATCCCGGGACTTCGCGGCGGCGCTCACCCGGCACCGGCCCGACCTGCCAGTCAACGTCATCGCCGAGGTCAAACGCCGCAGCCCCTCGGGCGGGAACTTCCCGCACCATGACCTGGTGGCGGTGGCAAAGGCATACGAGGCCGCCGGAGCGAGCGCCATCAGCGTGCTCACGGACGACGTGGACTTCGGAGGCTGCCTCGACGACCTGCTCCAGGTGCGCGCGGCCATCTCGCTGCCGGTGCTGCGCAAGGACTTCCTGGTGGCACCGCAGGAGGTGGAGGAGAGCGCGGCCATGGGCGCGGACGCGGTGCTGCTCATCGCGGACGCGCTGGAGGACGGGCCACTGGCGGAGATGGTGGCCGCGGCGAAGGCCTGCCGGGTGGCGGCGCTGGTGGAGGCCCATACGCAGGAGCACGCCGAGCGCGCGCTGAAGGCGGGCGCGGAGCTGGTGGGCATCAACAACCGGAACCTGGCCACGCTGCGCACGGACGTCTCCACGGCGCTCCGGGTGATTCCGTCGCTGCGCAGCCGGGCGAAGGCGCTGGTGGCGGAGAGCGGGCTCAAGACGCGCGAGGACTTCGCGGCGGCACGGGCCGCGGGAGCCGACGCGGTGCTGGTGGGCGAGTCCCTGCTGCGCGACGCGGAGCCGGGCCGGGCGCTGGCGCGGCTGCTCGCGGGTGGGCCGTGA
- the trpD gene encoding anthranilate phosphoribosyltransferase, protein MTLKEALGRVVGRRDLTREEMVQIMGLMLAGEATPAQVGAFAVALRMKGETEEEILGAAEAMRACATRIHPRAEVVLDTCGTGGDGAHTFNISTAVAFVAAGAGVTVAKHGNRAVSSRCGSSDVLAALGVGMDRSHEQVTRDVDEHGVGFLFAPSHHSALRHVAPARREIGLHTVFNLLGPLTNPAGARYQLLGTFAGERLEQTARVLYRLGSKRAWVVHGHDGLDEISPCTTTDVAELREDGSVRRFSITPEDAGLERVPPESIVGGDVEDNARRFKTLLAGERSGVRTAVLLNAAAALVVVGKATNLKEGVQRAVEAIDSGTAAAKLQALVKGGAT, encoded by the coding sequence ATGACGCTCAAGGAAGCGCTGGGCAGGGTAGTGGGCCGGCGAGATCTGACTCGCGAGGAGATGGTCCAGATCATGGGCCTGATGCTCGCGGGAGAGGCGACGCCTGCCCAGGTGGGCGCGTTCGCGGTCGCGTTGCGCATGAAGGGAGAGACCGAGGAGGAGATCCTCGGCGCGGCGGAGGCCATGCGGGCCTGCGCCACGCGCATCCACCCCAGGGCCGAGGTGGTGCTGGACACCTGCGGCACCGGCGGCGATGGGGCGCACACCTTCAACATCTCCACGGCCGTGGCCTTCGTGGCCGCGGGCGCGGGGGTGACAGTGGCCAAGCATGGCAACCGCGCGGTGTCCTCGCGATGCGGCAGCTCGGACGTCTTGGCCGCGCTGGGCGTGGGCATGGACCGGTCGCACGAGCAGGTGACACGCGACGTGGACGAGCACGGCGTGGGCTTCCTCTTCGCGCCCTCACACCACAGCGCCTTGCGGCACGTGGCGCCGGCGCGGCGTGAGATCGGCCTGCACACGGTGTTCAACCTGCTGGGTCCGCTGACCAACCCGGCGGGGGCGCGCTACCAGCTGCTCGGCACCTTCGCGGGCGAGCGGCTGGAGCAGACGGCGCGCGTCCTCTACAGGCTGGGCAGCAAGCGGGCCTGGGTGGTGCATGGCCACGACGGGCTGGACGAAATCTCCCCGTGCACGACCACGGACGTGGCGGAGCTGCGCGAGGACGGCTCGGTGAGGCGCTTCTCCATCACCCCGGAGGACGCGGGGCTGGAGCGGGTGCCGCCCGAGTCCATCGTCGGCGGGGACGTGGAGGACAACGCGCGGCGCTTCAAGACGCTGCTGGCCGGAGAGCGCTCGGGGGTGCGCACGGCGGTGCTGCTCAACGCGGCGGCGGCGCTCGTGGTGGTGGGCAAGGCGACGAACCTCAAGGAGGGCGTGCAGCGAGCGGTGGAGGCCATCGACTCGGGCACGGCGGCGGCCAAGCTGCAGGCCCTGGTGAAGGGAGGCGCGACATGA
- the trpA gene encoding tryptophan synthase subunit alpha, with amino-acid sequence MSGEIAEAFARAKARGEGTLVAYAMAGDPDLPRSVDVFAACVEGGADILEIGVAFSDPIADGPVIQGASERALKAGSTLKRVLDEVVPAVRARCPQTPLVIMTYVNVVMAMGEERYAKLARERGVSGTILPDLPPEESASLRAAFDKEGLELIPLCAPTTSPARAGSIAKDARGFVYCVSVAGVTGMRSELPANLSERLELVRRLSPVPVVAGFGISSAEQARVVGAHADGVVVGSAIVRAAQADGPAAARQVCADIKRGLKR; translated from the coding sequence ATGAGCGGGGAGATCGCGGAGGCGTTCGCCCGGGCGAAGGCCCGCGGTGAGGGCACGCTGGTGGCGTACGCCATGGCGGGGGATCCGGACCTTCCCCGCTCGGTGGACGTGTTCGCCGCGTGCGTGGAGGGTGGCGCGGACATCCTGGAGATTGGTGTCGCGTTCAGCGATCCCATCGCCGACGGCCCCGTCATCCAGGGCGCGTCCGAGCGGGCCCTGAAGGCTGGCTCCACGCTCAAGCGGGTGCTGGACGAGGTGGTGCCGGCGGTGCGCGCGCGCTGCCCCCAGACGCCGCTGGTCATCATGACGTACGTCAACGTCGTCATGGCCATGGGCGAGGAACGCTACGCGAAGCTGGCGCGGGAGCGCGGTGTGTCGGGCACCATCCTGCCGGACCTGCCGCCCGAGGAGAGCGCGAGCCTCCGCGCGGCCTTCGACAAGGAGGGGCTGGAGCTCATCCCGCTGTGCGCCCCCACCACGTCGCCGGCCCGCGCCGGGTCCATCGCGAAGGACGCGCGGGGCTTCGTCTACTGCGTGTCGGTGGCGGGCGTGACGGGCATGCGCTCGGAGCTGCCCGCCAACCTCTCCGAGCGGCTGGAGCTGGTGCGGCGCCTGTCGCCCGTGCCCGTGGTGGCGGGCTTCGGCATCTCCAGCGCGGAGCAGGCCCGGGTGGTGGGCGCCCACGCGGATGGCGTGGTGGTGGGCAGCGCCATCGTCCGCGCGGCACAGGCCGATGGACCCGCGGCGGCCCGTCAGGTGTGCGCCGACATCAAGCGCGGCCTCAAGCGCTGA
- a CDS encoding radical SAM/SPASM domain-containing protein, with translation MRRRRTAYAVWELTLKCNLACNHCGSRAGSQRENELTTDEALDLARQLAEVGITEVTIEGGEAFLRPDWLQIAQAITSHGMTCSMTTGGYGISRETARKMKEAGINQVSVSVDGLQATHDRIRGRDGSFFFCFQSFRHFRDVGLLYTANTQVNRLSAPELPQLYERLRDAGVKGWQIQLTSAMGNGGDNIWMLLQPAELDAFYRTLARVALRAQAEGVIAVQPANDIGYFGPYDDTIFAKSPGQIWTGCMAGISVLGIHADGSIKGCPTLPAEYIGGNIRKQPLSEILQSRELTFNTTAGTDEGAAHMWGFCGSCRYAEVCRGGCSQMASVLFNRRGNNPYCHSRTLEQARRGVRERVVRDVPAPGQPFDHGVLRLVEEPVDAPWPEGDELHFTYDRVQWPAGWEAWPVPEPKRSVA, from the coding sequence ATGCGACGCCGCCGCACGGCGTACGCCGTGTGGGAGCTGACCCTCAAGTGCAACCTCGCCTGCAACCACTGTGGTTCGCGGGCAGGGAGCCAGCGGGAGAACGAGCTGACGACGGACGAGGCGTTGGATCTGGCGCGGCAGCTCGCCGAGGTCGGCATCACCGAGGTGACCATCGAGGGCGGTGAGGCCTTCCTGAGGCCCGATTGGTTGCAGATCGCGCAGGCCATCACCTCCCATGGGATGACCTGCTCGATGACCACGGGCGGTTACGGCATCTCGCGCGAAACGGCGCGCAAGATGAAGGAGGCGGGCATCAACCAGGTGTCCGTCTCCGTGGATGGGCTGCAGGCCACGCACGATCGGATCCGCGGCCGGGACGGCTCGTTCTTCTTCTGCTTCCAGAGCTTCCGTCACTTCCGTGACGTGGGCCTGCTGTACACGGCCAACACCCAGGTGAACCGCTTGTCCGCGCCGGAGCTGCCCCAGCTCTACGAGCGCCTGCGGGACGCGGGGGTCAAGGGCTGGCAGATCCAACTCACCTCGGCCATGGGCAACGGTGGGGACAACATCTGGATGCTGCTCCAGCCGGCCGAGCTGGATGCCTTCTACCGGACGCTGGCGCGGGTGGCCCTGCGCGCGCAGGCGGAGGGCGTCATCGCCGTGCAGCCGGCCAACGACATCGGCTACTTCGGTCCGTACGACGACACCATCTTCGCCAAGAGCCCGGGGCAGATCTGGACGGGCTGCATGGCCGGCATCTCCGTGCTGGGCATCCACGCCGACGGCTCCATCAAGGGCTGCCCCACCCTGCCGGCGGAGTACATCGGCGGCAACATCCGCAAGCAGCCGCTCAGTGAGATCCTCCAGTCGCGCGAGCTGACCTTCAACACCACCGCCGGCACGGATGAGGGCGCCGCCCATATGTGGGGCTTCTGCGGAAGCTGCCGCTATGCCGAGGTGTGCCGGGGCGGCTGCAGCCAGATGGCCAGCGTCCTCTTCAACCGGCGCGGCAACAACCCGTACTGCCACTCCCGCACGCTCGAGCAGGCCCGGCGCGGAGTGCGCGAGCGGGTGGTGCGCGACGTCCCCGCTCCCGGCCAACCGTTCGACCATGGCGTGCTCCGCCTCGTGGAGGAGCCCGTGGACGCCCCCTGGCCCGAGGGCGATGAGCTGCACTTCACCTACGACCGCGTGCAATGGCCCGCCGGGTGGGAAGCCTGGCCGGTGCCCGAGCCCAAGCGCTCCGTGGCGTGA
- the trpB gene encoding tryptophan synthase subunit beta translates to METQTAPGRFGRYGGRYVPETLVPALLELEQAYAEARRDPAFDEQVSQVLREYVGRETPLTPARRLTELWGGAEVWLKREDLAHTGAHKINNTIGQVLLAKRMGKKRIIAETGAGQHGVATATACALFGLPCEVFMGAVDVERQSLNVFRMKALGARVHPVESGSRTLKDAMNEAMRIWVSQVEDTYYVIGSAAGPHPYPTIVRDFQSVIGREIRTQSLVAFGRLPDAVIACIGGGSNAIGALHPFVEDKQVRLVGVEAGGHGLDSGQHGASLTLGTEGVLHGSRSLVLQDENGQIIEAHSISAGLDYPGVGPELAHLAKTGRIEVRTATDDEALQAFYLVSRTEGILPALESSHAFARAGDLARELGKGKHLVVNCSGRGDKDVATIAARGIPAAIGQEGA, encoded by the coding sequence ATGGAAACGCAAACCGCCCCTGGCCGCTTCGGGCGTTATGGCGGCCGTTATGTGCCGGAGACGCTGGTCCCGGCGCTGCTGGAGTTGGAGCAGGCGTATGCCGAGGCCCGGAGGGATCCGGCCTTCGACGAGCAGGTGTCGCAGGTGCTGCGCGAGTACGTCGGGCGCGAGACGCCGCTGACGCCCGCGCGCAGGCTCACCGAGCTGTGGGGTGGGGCCGAGGTGTGGCTCAAGCGGGAGGATCTCGCGCACACGGGTGCCCACAAAATCAACAACACCATCGGCCAGGTGCTGCTGGCGAAGCGGATGGGCAAGAAGCGCATCATCGCGGAGACGGGCGCGGGCCAGCACGGCGTGGCCACCGCCACCGCGTGTGCGCTGTTCGGCCTGCCCTGCGAGGTGTTCATGGGCGCGGTGGACGTGGAGCGCCAGTCGCTCAACGTCTTCCGCATGAAGGCGCTGGGGGCCAGGGTGCACCCGGTGGAGTCGGGCTCGCGCACCCTCAAGGACGCGATGAACGAGGCCATGCGCATCTGGGTGTCGCAGGTGGAGGACACCTACTACGTCATCGGCAGCGCGGCCGGTCCGCACCCCTACCCCACCATCGTCCGCGACTTCCAGTCCGTCATCGGCCGGGAGATCCGCACGCAGTCGCTGGTGGCCTTTGGCAGGCTGCCGGACGCCGTCATCGCGTGCATCGGCGGCGGCTCGAACGCCATCGGCGCGCTCCACCCCTTCGTCGAGGACAAGCAGGTGCGGCTGGTGGGCGTGGAGGCCGGTGGCCACGGCCTGGACTCGGGCCAGCACGGCGCGTCCCTGACGCTGGGCACCGAGGGCGTGCTGCACGGCTCGCGCTCGCTGGTGCTGCAGGACGAGAACGGGCAGATCATCGAGGCCCACTCCATCTCCGCGGGCCTGGACTACCCGGGCGTGGGGCCGGAGCTGGCGCACCTGGCGAAGACGGGCCGCATCGAGGTGCGCACCGCCACGGACGACGAGGCACTTCAGGCCTTCTACCTGGTGTCCCGTACCGAGGGCATCCTGCCCGCGCTGGAGTCCTCGCACGCCTTCGCGCGCGCGGGGGACCTGGCGCGCGAGCTGGGCAAGGGCAAGCACCTGGTCGTCAACTGCTCGGGCCGCGGTGACAAGGACGTGGCCACCATCGCGGCGCGCGGGATTCCCGCCGCCATCGGTCAGGAGGGAGCATGA